The DNA segment TGGtttgtttttctctttatttaGTATTCTCCAGGAGCATGCTTGGCCAAGACATCAGATCTAGAAACCTCATGTCATGGACAACATCGTACTTGGTTCAAGGATGGTTGCCCGAACAAATTTGGGTTTTTGGCTGTTGTCTTCCTAGGACTGTACATCATTTCCTACTCGCCTGGAATGGGAACTGTCCCATGGATTGTTAACTCTGAGATTTACCCATTGAAATACAGAGGAATCGGTGGAGGGATAGCTGCAGTTTTCAATTGGGTCTGCAATCTTATTGTTAGCCTCACATTTTTAACCCTAACCAAAGCTCTGGGTTCCTCTGGCACATTCCTCCTATTTGCTGGCTATTGTGTGATTGGACTTGTTTTTATCTACTGGTTCGTACCTGAAACCAAAGGGCTGCAATTTGAGGAAGTGGAGCAGATGCTAAAGTCTGGTTATAAGCCATTAGCATTCAAGACAAAGTCAACGAGGGGTGAGAACCAGTCTGCCTAAGCTTCAAGAAGATTCAGTCCCTGTAGATTTTATTTATTGCACAGCAACTTTGAAGAAAATGAAACTCCGTTcttcaaatttaaaatacaaaatttttcggATTTATAGCACTGATTACCAGTATTCAGTATAACAAAACATGCTTATATATCACAATCATTTAAATCCAAAAAACATCAAACTTGGTCATTCACTGATACTCCGGAGTTTAAGCCCAAGAGGCAAGAGGTAAAAGACATCTGGTTGTGCTTGAAGCAAAGGTCACTTTCTCAACTGTTGAAATGGATTAGATTGGCACTCTTTTTCAATCTGCTCTGGCTTTACACATAAACCCATCAAGTTCAGATGCAGGAATTAAATAACAGATCAAAATGATGTTGAAATTTCCTAAATGTCTCGCATAATAAAAGCTATCAACATTCTCACAAGATTAATACATGGACCCAACTTGCCCTTCTTAAAGGAAAGTTGATGTGGGGTTTGAAAACATAGTATGATTTAATGTTAGACAAGTATCCAAGCTTTGTCAGCTAAGCAGTGTAGTAAGCCCAGTTCATAAGTCAACTGTATTTGACCTTCAAAGTCAACCCTTTAAGAGATCCGCCATGAGTGTAAGAGGTCTAAAACAAGATTATAAAAAACTACGTCAATTTCTTATCCAAAAACATAAAAGGTCAAccgaaataataaaaagaatacaaAACCCACCGTCAGTGAGGATTTTAAACAAAGGAATAACTTTTGTTTACTCAACCAAGGGGCAGACACCAATCCGAGTTCGAGTGATCCGACTCCGTGGACAGACCCTACCCTTTccccttaataaaaaaaataaaggaaactgAGCCGGTACCTTTATAAGCCATTAAGCTTCCTTCCCATTTTgctcatattttgtatatgttCTTGATTTTGATTATAAGACCAATTTGAATCCTTTCGAAAGGAAATCATCCCTGAAAAAAGGAAGAACAAAAGGAACCAATATTAAGCACCAAGGTTGATAAATGAAATACAGATGGGCTGCTTAACATGTTTCAAAGAAAGATTCAAACAAGTTGGAATTCACCATTTGTACCTGTTCTTTCGATTTCTGTTTTTCAGTTCATCTTGTTCATTTTGCTTCTCAATTTCTAATCTTTTAGGGTCTTCTATCTGAATGAGGCTTCCTATATAAACCTCTGCACCAAATGTACCTGGACTACCACCAATCTTCACACTTCGCATCTTCTTCTTTTGCAAATCATACCAGGCAAACTTTTGGCTATTAATCTCCACCAAAATCATATCAAGCTGCTTGGAATAAGCTAATGGCTTTAAAAACGTTAGTGTGGTAATGGTTCTAGTTCTTTGAATGGAAATCAACTTAGTCCAAGATTGTTTTACTCCATATTCCTTCATAGTCCAAACATCAATTTTCTCTTGGTCATAATTACAAACAGCACATAGGCGCCCTTCCAGGGCTGCCACATCCAACAGATAGTTCTTATCGGCACATTCAGGTTGAGGCACTTCAATGAACTCCTCGTTTCCAAGATCAAAACCCACAATCCTATTCCTCGGTCCCAATTCAATTCGTGGAGGCATCACCCAATGTAAAACCCCACCAGCAAGCACACCATAGCCTCGCCTATGCAATAGATGGTAGAAAAATTGAAACATAAACCTAAGATAACAAGGGAGCTTAGTGATTTTCCTCCAAGAATCATTCTTTAAACTATAAACCTTAACCTCGTAGTCGTAAAATATACCTTCATCATCTTCATCGTCACTTTTATTGAACTGCACCATCCTTACGACCTTGTAATCATTGGTTTTAACATCCTGCCCGAACCCATAAAAGATATACCCAGATTTACAAGAATCACCTGGAGGGGGCTCAATCTCGGAAACAGGCAGTCGACGGAACTGCCTCGTGGAGGGATTATACAAGGCAAGGTTTTTATCGGTGAGACGGAATGCAAGGATTCCATTACAGGAACCAAAGGCTTCAGTCCCAGCTCCACTACTCAAAGGATAGTCGATGGGTACGGCGTTATCCAGAGCATCGAATTCCACGGAATAGAGATGTAAACCTTTGAGGATGATGTTGAGATTGGATCTGGTTTTGATGGAACGATCGAGGTGGGCATTGGTGAAATCAGGGTCGTCTATGAGAGAGAAGTAGGGTTTAGAAAGGGACCTGAAACGCAGGAGAGTCTTGACAGGAAGGCGATGGAAGATATCGGTGACTACATCCATGGGAACCTTAGACATTTCTTGCAGTGGGTTTGGGAGGTTTAGAGGGATTTCTGAGAGAGAGACGAGGGTTTCGAGGGGCTCTAAGATTTGGGGTTCGTTTGTTTGTTTGGAGGGAAGGGAAAGAATCGCCCTAGGTTGGGATTGCGCGAGTGGGGGCGACAAGTGGTGCGAGGAGAAGGCAACAGCGACAGGGTTATCTCTCTTTTATACGTAAAGACGCGTCCCAcagttttaattttatatcataaaatcTGCTTTTCTGCACTTCCAGAAGCATCTCTCGGctcagttttattttatttattatttattacacCGCTAAATGAATATTTTGGTACTTGAAatccctttctctttttttaattttttcctcgGGCTTATATATACTGCTTCTCCCCACTTTAGTATTTAAAAttcttaatgtttttaatttagtccttaacatatttagtcttttttatattaaaaaaatcgatTAGAATATTCAGCCAATTATATGCTATCATGTGACATACAATGGCATCACTTTGATGCTATTATCTAGAAAAAACTTTAAATCTTTTTTAAACtacaaaagttataaaaattacaatatatatatataaaagtttactaaaatttactaatttttttaaaaatatattataaattttaatattttataaatcacATCACTAGAGCATAAGATCATTGCCTCTTGGAAGGATATCACTTAAGATAATTGTTTTATGATTCAATCAAATGTAATTTATCATTGGTAGATCTTTTTAGGTCATAGATCtagataatttttttcaatttatttaaataatgaaaaataatgttaaatttcaAGAGACAACGATATCATGTTCAGTCTCTAGTAAATGtggtttataaaattttaaaaatattaaaatttctaatatatttttaaaattttaagtaatttttttattttatattattttttataatttttaaatactttttttatcttttaaatatgtttttggaatttctttataaattttttgatttttttcattttttaaagattttttaagtttttctagATGATGATGATGTCACCATATGACATATGGTGGCATATGATTAGCTAAATATCCCAAACATAGTTTTTAATGTCCAAAAAACTAAACTAGGAACGCTTGATAAAGTTAAGGACTGAAgtgggtaaaaaaaattaaaggatcaAAGTCGAAAAATAAATATActtcaaggactaaattatgcaataaacttttttcttttacaatccaatttttagggtaaactacacttaaggtcactaaactattagtaagcttatgttttgatcacttaactttaaaaaattacaaaatgatcactgaaCTAATCAAAAGTTTCCATTTAAGTCACTAAgttgttaaaatcgttgttgtatggACTTCTCCCTGGCATCACCTACACCAATCAAGAGCTCTTGTCCCCCTTATCTTCTACAACTTAGTTTTTTCTTAAATGTCGCAAATCTAAGAACTAAAATCTAAACGAACTTTCTTCTCTTATCTTCGACACTACTTGTCAATTTGACTTGGACCGAAGTATCTTATTCCACTCATTGATGGGTATTGATCCACTAGACTAGTCGTCAAATTGTTGCTTGTAGCTAGCTAgccgaataaaagaaaaaaactaatcAACTTAGTGACTTAaacgaaaattttcaaatagcttgatgatcattttgtaactttttaatgTTGAgtcatcaaaatataaatttactataatTTAGTGATGATATTTTTAAGTATAgtttaccttttattttattagacAGCTAAATGAATATTTTGACAATTGAAATCCTTTTTCTTGTATATTAATTTGGtgtcttaatttttttcttttgtaatacATTTTTTATAACCTAAATCCGTGTCATCTAAGTGCACGAAAAGAGCTTTAATAATTGCTCTAAAGTAGGTCTTTTTTTAACACATTTAAATAATGTGACATACATctaaatttgtttttgtttttgtttacatAGATTTAATTTAGgcattttaatttggtcatttttagtttttttttatatttttttagttttaaaattttagtctaatcaaattatagttattaaatttgttaagttaaaaagttttctatttcaaaaattttattaggTTAAAATGTGCTTTAAGTTCTTGTACTctttgtaaatttgaaatttagttttt comes from the Gossypium hirsutum isolate 1008001.06 chromosome A06, Gossypium_hirsutum_v2.1, whole genome shotgun sequence genome and includes:
- the LOC107961927 gene encoding F-box protein CPR1, producing the protein MSKVPMDVVTDIFHRLPVKTLLRFRSLSKPYFSLIDDPDFTNAHLDRSIKTRSNLNIILKGLHLYSVEFDALDNAVPIDYPLSSGAGTEAFGSCNGILAFRLTDKNLALYNPSTRQFRRLPVSEIEPPPGDSCKSGYIFYGFGQDVKTNDYKVVRMVQFNKSDDEDDEGIFYDYEVKVYSLKNDSWRKITKLPCYLRFMFQFFYHLLHRRGYGVLAGGVLHWVMPPRIELGPRNRIVGFDLGNEEFIEVPQPECADKNYLLDVAALEGRLCAVCNYDQEKIDVWTMKEYGVKQSWTKLISIQRTRTITTLTFLKPLAYSKQLDMILVEINSQKFAWYDLQKKKMRSVKIGGSPGTFGAEVYIGSLIQIEDPKRLEIEKQNEQDELKNRNRKNRDDFLSKGFKLVL